GTGACACAAATACTGCACCTCAGCCAGGCTCAGTCAGTGGTGCCAAGAGACCTGTCTGCATAAGCAAGGATTTCTGTGCGTTAATTCTTTCCTGGAGGAACACGCACAGTGAAAACATATGGAGTAACAGAAATAGCAGAGTGTTTACCCATGAGGAGGTTGAGCATGACTTCTTGTCCTGCAGCGCTGTCACTCTTGTATAGACAGTAGGCGGTCCCAGCCAGCCAGGGGATGCCATGTCCCGATATCTCTATCAGTTTCATTAACGGACGCACACTCCCCCAGGACGAGTCCTCGCAGGCGCACACCCCCAGCCGCTTGGACATCCACAGGTCGATGGCGAGAAGGGAGCTGAGCGCAACGCGGATGAAGGAAGGGTTGAGCCGTATACCGTCCTCCTCTGGCAGCCCCTGTCCGCTTCCCGTGGAGGAGCTAGAGCCCCGGCGCCGAGTGGGGCTCTCCGAGGCTCGGAGGCGGGCGGTGGTCGGGTCGGAGCCCTGCCGCTGGAGGAGATGCGGCGGAGAAGACCGGTTCAGCGGCTTAGTCAGCGACATGAACTCATAGCGGCCGTTGGAGCTGCCGAGCACTGGGCTTCCTCCGCTGCGAACGGGGTTTTTAGCTTTGGGAGAAGGCATTATATCCGATTAACCCCCAACGTGGACAGTTCAGTGTGATGTAGTTGACCCGCAGTGGTAAATTGTCTGCAGTGCCGTGCCTGTTGTCGCTCCTTTAATTCATCTGTTGTACGTTTTACAATTCTTATCACGTCCTGAAACACCGAGCTGCATCGCCATCTTTGTTGCTCTAACCGCAAAGCTGTCTGggaaatggtgttttttttgttttagaaacgTGCACGTGATCGGCTTCCTCTGACTTATGCTATGCATTAAATCACCCCtaaattagatataaaataaagtacaataaataattgaaataattctTATTTCTGATTTAAGCACCAAAATAATCCCTAAATTGTGCCTCCCTGGAAAGAAAATTACGCACCTCTAAAACGTCCCAAAGGCAAGCAAAGCACCGCACAATCTGATCTGAAATGTGGTGAGTTGTGCACTATTTGACAACCCATCCTGTgattaaaaagtggaaaaaatacctcttttttaatgatgtttacaATTTGCGCCCCATATCACCTCACATTCTTCCTTCTACAGATACCAGTTTATGAGCAGAAAAGGGCGAATgcatgctttattttttcttgcattgttCATCTAGCTCCAGGTGATgaagtgcaaaaacagccaacgATGGTGTGAGTAAAGGAGGACACCACATGCCGCGCGTAAAAGCGCACGGAGGGCGCATAAGcacacatttcacacagtgAACATATGTTGGGGGAGCATGATGCGGGAAGATTGTTACGCACTGTGGCAGT
Above is a genomic segment from Plectropomus leopardus isolate mb unplaced genomic scaffold, YSFRI_Pleo_2.0 unplaced_scaffold12523, whole genome shotgun sequence containing:
- the LOC121963791 gene encoding phospholipid phosphatase 6-like, translating into MPSPKAKNPVRSGGSPVLGSSNGRYEFMSLTKPLNRSSPPHLLQRQGSDPTTARLRASESPTRRRGSSSSTGSGQGLPEEDGIRLNPSFIRVALSSLLAIDLWMSKRLGVCACEDSSWGSVRPLMKLIEISGHGIPWLAGTAYCLYKSDSAAGQEVMLNLLMDRSLGTTD